DNA sequence from the Teretinema zuelzerae genome:
CATTCTGTTTTTTCCTTGAGCGATACCGTTAATATCAGCATACCGAAACAGGAAGGCTACTCAATTTTTTCCGCTCAGTTTCCCGTTTGGGCTTTGGTGAAAGCGTCGATGAGGACGCGGTTCGCCCAAGCGGGATCGGGGTAGCCGCGGTCGTTTCCGTAAATTCCGAAGGCGCTTTCGTGCCAGGTGTGATAGTTGTAGTTGATCGAGTACTCGGCAAGGATGTCCAGGATATCGGCGATCCAGATTTCTCCGCCGCGGTTCTCCGCGAAAGCTTCGCGCATCAGGCCGAATTCACCGATGTAAAGCGGCACGTTGCGCGTTTTTCCGTAGTCGGCGTACTCCCTGAAGACCGATTCAAGATACGCCTTGTTCCACACATGGACCGAGTCCGCGGAGTAGTAATCGAGGCGGACGACGACGCGCGACGACGGATCGGCTTTCTTGATTTTAACCCAGCCGCTCGCCTTGTACCCGTTGCCTTGCGTGATTTTCAAGGGAGAGCCGTGGTCGCTGATGTTGGCGTCGCCGGTTGAGCCGCTGATCTCAAGCGCAGTTTTTGCGGTGCGTCCGCCCGCTTTTTTGGCGAACGAGCCGCTCGAGTCTTCAGACCAATAATACCAGCCTGACTCGGAATCCGCCGCTGAGCGGTATACGACGCCGAGGGATCTTCCCTCGGGATCGAACTCTTCTATTTCCAGATCCGAGACGAGAACTGAGCCCGAACGGCCGAGCGAGCGGGCTTGAACGGTCGGGTGGCCCAGTTTGAATCTATCGTTCGCGGGATAGTGAACGGCCCCTTCGAGGTAAATCCACCCGTCGCGGTCTACAGGAGCGGCGGGATTGGAGTCGGTAAAACCGGCCCATCGTTTATTTTTCGCCTCGATCCGGTTTTGTCGGGCCAGACGGCATACGAGCCTTTATAGCTTGTCCAACTTGCATTTTGGTGACTAAAGGGCATCGGATCGTAGAGGTGGAATTCATAAACGAGTTGTCCGCTCGGATCTTTCAGTCCCTGGGGGAAGTAGAGGTTCTGTTCGATTTCCGCCGTTGTTCCGTTTTTAAGCCAGATGGCGCGCTCGACGAAGATGAGGTGGCGCTGGTTGACGGAGCGGATCGAGTCGATGAGGTTTTGCGCGAGGGTTTCCCACTGCTTCATGCCGGAGACGGAACGGCTCGTTGAGGATGCCGAGCCGAGAACGCCGCTTTCGCCTGCGTACCTGCGGGCGATTTCCTTCCAGAGCGCGCCGAGGCGTTTCTGGTTAGCGGGGTTGTTCCACAGGGCGTCGCCCTGCCCGATCGACTGGTAGCGCCCTGGGGATAGTGCATGTTGAGAAGAACGGATGCCCTGCTTTTTCGCGGCTGCTATGTTTGGTCGAGCCAGGCGAAGCCCGCTTCCTTGTAGGCGTAGGGTTTAGAGTCGTCTTCGAAGAGCCCGTAATTGATGTAGAAGCGCACCGAGTTAAAGCCCATCGCGGCTGCCGCGGCGTAGTCGTCCATCGTGTGGTGCGTAAAGCCGTTCGCGCTCGAAGGATTCGACCACACCGAGTTCCCGAACGCGACCCGCGCACCGTGTACGGAGAGCCGTCCGGCTCGACAGCAGGGTTCCCGAGCCTGAATCAGATCTCCCCTATCCTGCCCGGTTACAGGCGCTGTCGACAGTCCGGAACCGGACTTCTCGCCTGTTCCTGCGGAATATGCGGAGAAACTGCGAAAAACACGAAGGCGAGGAAAGAAATCAAAGAAGATAAAAAGGCGAATTGTTTTGAGCGAAGTGTATTCATGAGGTCAAGTATACACCAGGACGAGGGGGCGGCGTAGTAGCGTTTTCTTGCCTATACCTACGGTAGGTATAGGCAAGAAATACCTGCGAAGCCAGGGGGAGCCGCGTCTTGAGAGCTATCGGGAAGGGGCGCAGCCAGTCGCTAAAGGGAGAGCTGTTCCCCCTCCTCCGTTCTTGTATTCCGGGCCGGCAACGCTGATCCGGGCTATGAAAGGGCATGGACTACGATTTTCTGGATTGGGCGCGGTTTTGGGCGTTCGCGTTTTTGTACGCGAGGGCGGCGGTAGAGGACGCGAGGACGATGAGGATGCATACCCGTCCACTGGAGGCGGCAGCGGTTCTGTTTTCGGCGGAAGGTTTCGCGCATTCTGCAGGGTGCGCGGGAGCGGGTTTGTGGTTTCTCGCGGCGAGGACGATGGCGGACGCTGCGGCGGGAGGAAGGAAGACGGCGGGAACGGGACCTTGCGGCGTGCATGCTGCTAGGCGCTGGGGAGGATTCGAGTTCGCGGCGAAGGCGATAACGGCC
Encoded proteins:
- a CDS encoding cellulase family glycosylhydrolase, translating into MKITQGNGYKASGWVKIKKADPSSRVVVRLDYYSADSVHVWNKAYLESVFREYADYGKTRNVPLYIGEFGLMREAFAENRGGEIWIADILDILAEYSINYNYHTWHESAFGIYGNDRGYPDPAWANRVLIDAFTKAQTGN
- a CDS encoding cellulase family glycosylhydrolase, which gives rise to MARPNIAAAKKQGIRSSQHALSPGRYQSIGQGDALWNNPANQKRLGALWKEIARRYAGESGVLGSASSTSRSVSGMKQWETLAQNLIDSIRSVNQRHLIFVERAIWLKNGTTAEIEQNLYFPQGLKDPSGQLVYEFHLYDPMPFSHQNASWTSYKGSYAVWPDKTGSRRKINDGPVLPTPIPPLL